In Streptomyces sp. TS71-3, the following proteins share a genomic window:
- a CDS encoding 2-keto-3-deoxygluconate permease, giving the protein MSIPIKRSLERVPGGMMLIPLLAGAVINTAHQGTGEFFGSFTGALFSGSLTILAVFYVCMGATIELRTTPYVLRKGGALLLVKVLMAVVVGVVLGHFLGEGPVSGGAFAGLSTLAVVAALNDTNGGLYMALMGQFGKAKDAAAYSLMSLESGPFLTMVTLGVAGLSSFPWQTMLGAILPLIVGMVLGNLDPQMRTFLGAAVPVCIPFFGFALGAGIDLSTVWTAGLLGLGLGLFVLVFSGATLFATDRMIGGNGLAGLAAASTAGNAAAVPALVAAANPAYKQAADKATVLVAASVVVTSLLVPVITAAYHRRLQRQAPASQERSAGRTVADGAGGRLAGSTGERPADAAPGTAATPGTGTAPRPATGEPAQQSAQESARGTAEGTGHP; this is encoded by the coding sequence ATGTCCATACCGATCAAGAGGAGCCTGGAGCGCGTGCCCGGCGGGATGATGCTCATCCCGCTGCTCGCCGGCGCGGTGATCAACACCGCGCACCAGGGCACCGGCGAGTTCTTCGGCTCGTTCACCGGCGCGCTGTTCTCCGGCTCCCTCACCATCCTGGCGGTCTTCTACGTCTGCATGGGCGCCACCATCGAGCTGCGCACCACCCCGTACGTGCTGCGCAAGGGCGGGGCCCTGCTGCTGGTGAAGGTCCTGATGGCGGTGGTCGTCGGGGTGGTGCTCGGGCACTTCCTGGGCGAGGGCCCGGTCAGCGGTGGGGCCTTCGCGGGACTGTCCACGCTCGCGGTGGTGGCCGCGCTGAACGACACCAACGGCGGCCTCTACATGGCCCTCATGGGGCAGTTCGGCAAGGCCAAGGACGCCGCCGCCTACTCGCTGATGAGCCTGGAGTCCGGGCCGTTCCTCACCATGGTCACCCTCGGCGTCGCGGGGCTGTCGTCGTTCCCCTGGCAGACCATGCTCGGCGCCATCCTGCCCCTGATCGTGGGCATGGTGCTGGGCAACCTCGACCCGCAGATGCGCACCTTCCTCGGTGCCGCGGTGCCGGTCTGCATCCCCTTCTTCGGCTTCGCCCTCGGCGCCGGCATCGACCTCTCCACGGTCTGGACGGCCGGGCTGCTCGGCCTCGGGCTCGGCCTCTTCGTGCTGGTCTTCAGCGGTGCCACCCTGTTCGCGACCGACCGGATGATCGGCGGCAACGGCCTCGCGGGCCTCGCCGCGGCCAGCACCGCCGGGAACGCCGCCGCGGTGCCGGCGCTGGTCGCCGCGGCGAACCCCGCCTACAAGCAGGCAGCGGACAAGGCGACGGTCCTCGTGGCGGCGTCGGTGGTGGTGACCTCCCTGCTGGTGCCGGTGATCACCGCCGCGTACCACCGCAGGCTGCAGCGTCAGGCGCCTGCTTCACAGGAGCGGAGTGCGGGCCGGACGGTCGCCGATGGAGCCGGAGGGCGGCTGGCAGGCAGCACCGGCGAGCGGCCGGCGGACGCCGCACCCGGTACCGCGGCCACGCCCGGCACCGGCACCGCGCCGCGCCCGGCCACCGGGGAGCCCGCCCAGCAGAGCGCGCAGGAGTCCGCCCGGGGAACCGCCGAGGGGACCGGGCACCCGTGA
- a CDS encoding acyltransferase: MSATVTANGAGGRARARGQHPPEGAPPRSRAQEIEGFRGIAALSTVIFHVWQMYMQYGPDGPKPPVDGMALGSLISLEVVDLFLVMSAYLLTLSYARAAIDGGTVRPARSFMYRRIIRILPLYYLMVLVVWVSRNPVLPGNWLDLVEHLTFTHLFDRQRIFYTLGPTWSLSLEIIFYFVLVAIGPLAIRFCRRFAKRSTRVAISAGGCVLLYVLPLVWISVARYAYHVGHLDYPVYFGPQARFGGFAAGMLLAVLAVALKDRGTVPTWLAVPLRLASLVALYVLSWVSVPENFAFTFFHPMSSVVWGVLLYATLRSRKKGAWHRALQARWLTFVGLISYSLYILHEPVMLELDKHGLLPGGTYGYPLGTVLVLCLAIPASVVTYWLIEYPAGLLGRLQDKSGAKRDFYPELVN; the protein is encoded by the coding sequence ATGAGCGCCACCGTCACGGCGAACGGCGCCGGGGGCCGGGCACGGGCCCGCGGCCAGCATCCTCCGGAAGGGGCGCCGCCGCGCAGCCGCGCGCAGGAGATCGAGGGGTTCCGCGGCATCGCCGCGCTGAGCACCGTCATCTTCCACGTCTGGCAGATGTACATGCAGTACGGGCCCGACGGTCCGAAACCGCCGGTGGACGGCATGGCCCTGGGGTCGCTGATCTCCCTGGAGGTGGTCGACCTCTTCCTGGTGATGTCGGCGTACCTGCTGACGCTGTCGTACGCGCGGGCGGCCATCGACGGCGGCACCGTCCGCCCGGCGCGCTCCTTCATGTACCGGCGGATCATCCGCATCCTGCCGCTGTACTACCTGATGGTGCTCGTGGTGTGGGTCAGCAGGAACCCGGTGCTGCCGGGCAACTGGCTGGACCTGGTGGAACACCTCACGTTCACGCACCTCTTCGACCGGCAGCGGATCTTCTACACCCTCGGGCCCACCTGGTCGCTCTCCCTGGAGATCATCTTCTATTTCGTGCTGGTGGCGATCGGGCCGCTCGCGATCCGCTTCTGCCGGCGCTTCGCGAAACGCTCGACACGGGTGGCGATCAGCGCCGGCGGCTGCGTGCTGCTGTACGTGCTGCCGCTGGTGTGGATCTCGGTGGCCCGGTACGCGTACCACGTGGGGCACCTGGACTACCCGGTGTACTTCGGCCCGCAGGCCCGCTTCGGCGGGTTCGCGGCCGGGATGCTGCTGGCGGTGCTCGCGGTGGCCCTGAAGGACCGCGGCACGGTGCCCACCTGGCTCGCGGTGCCGCTGCGCCTGGCGAGCCTGGTGGCGCTGTACGTGCTGTCGTGGGTGTCGGTGCCGGAGAACTTCGCGTTCACCTTCTTCCACCCGATGTCCTCGGTGGTGTGGGGGGTGCTGCTCTACGCCACGCTGCGGAGCAGGAAGAAGGGTGCCTGGCACCGCGCGCTCCAGGCCCGCTGGCTCACCTTCGTCGGGCTGATCAGCTACAGCCTGTACATCCTGCACGAGCCCGTGATGCTGGAGCTGGACAAGCACGGGCTGCTGCCCGGCGGGACGTACGGCTACCCCCTGGGCACGGTGCTCGTGCTCTGCCTCGCGATACCCGCCTCGGTGGTGACGTACTGGCTGATCGAGTACCCGGCCGGGCTGCTCGGCCGGCTCCAGGACAAGTCCGGGGCGAAGCGCGACTTCTATCCGGAGCTGGTGAACTGA
- a CDS encoding glycosyltransferase — protein MLITQHTTSSPSSAPPPTGRPGRGDPAPARVLAVGNPGPRLDRLLGALKSTGHPVAHALPLEAGSRLRQAPPEAVVVLEEAAAGHGDGRAGRQPGSAAVIAAIRAVPPGSALPLLVVTAASTGSGAIADLLEHGADDCLRDDSEPAELSARIEARLRRVPVESLPLDPRTGLYSYHHFLGELGRELQRARAGRRGGALAVVAVAEMAGLQARLGPRVHREVAERLAGVAEKLGNICDRLGRDEDGHLLMLIPDVDEETTRRRLEQFAHAVAGTRFVVADENVRLTPAIGWLPIERTTEREKLVGSAALAADEALNHRDLRPVRHALWMDGKTHRRPRRSLVRPLLSSMTPLLVLLLGLGAPFVLYQQLYLAGFDLGSAMYWVVVGGLMVSAALVALECLFALDAPVRPKVPGQPYPPASAVIAAYLPNEAATIVDTVESFLRLDYPADLEIVLAYNTPRPLPVEETLRDIARRDPRLVLLKVRGSTSKAQNINAAVSRIHGEFVGIFDADHHPEPAAFRHAWHWLSNGYDVVQGHCVIRNGDSSLVASLVAVEFESIYGVSHPGRTRMYDFGVFGGSNGFWRSDLLARTRMHGTMLTEDIDSSLRALEVGARIAMDRALISRELAPTTLRALWNQRARWAQGWLQVSLKHQWRVLRTGPFTRKQRLGLTVLLGWREIQPWLGLQIVPILAYTAWREGGVDRLHWLVPSCLLAVLFTMVSGPLQAAFAWRLSVPEIRRRKGWFWRYIVFSTFFYSHLKNMVARQAHLKEALGDRQWRVTPRAQARAARS, from the coding sequence GTGCTCATCACGCAGCACACCACCTCATCCCCGTCTTCCGCCCCACCACCGACCGGCCGGCCGGGCCGCGGCGACCCGGCGCCGGCGCGCGTCCTCGCCGTAGGCAACCCGGGACCGCGGCTCGACAGGCTGCTCGGAGCGCTGAAGTCCACCGGGCACCCGGTGGCGCACGCTCTGCCTCTGGAGGCGGGCTCCCGGCTGCGGCAGGCGCCGCCGGAAGCCGTCGTCGTCCTGGAGGAGGCCGCCGCGGGGCACGGTGACGGCCGCGCGGGCCGGCAGCCGGGCAGCGCCGCCGTGATCGCCGCGATCCGTGCCGTACCGCCCGGCAGCGCGCTGCCGCTGCTGGTGGTGACGGCGGCGTCGACCGGCTCCGGCGCGATCGCCGACCTGCTGGAGCACGGCGCGGACGACTGCCTGCGGGACGACTCTGAGCCCGCCGAGCTGTCCGCCCGCATCGAGGCACGCCTGCGCCGGGTGCCCGTGGAGAGCCTGCCACTCGATCCGCGCACCGGCCTGTACTCGTACCACCACTTCCTGGGCGAACTCGGCCGGGAGCTCCAGCGGGCACGGGCCGGGCGGCGCGGCGGCGCGCTCGCCGTGGTGGCCGTCGCGGAGATGGCGGGGCTCCAGGCGCGGCTCGGCCCCCGGGTGCACCGCGAGGTCGCCGAACGGCTCGCCGGCGTCGCGGAGAAGCTGGGCAACATCTGCGACCGGCTCGGCCGGGACGAGGACGGGCACCTGCTGATGCTCATCCCGGACGTCGACGAGGAGACCACCCGCCGGCGGTTGGAGCAGTTCGCGCACGCGGTGGCCGGCACCCGCTTCGTCGTCGCCGACGAGAACGTCCGGCTCACCCCCGCGATCGGCTGGCTGCCCATCGAGCGCACCACCGAGCGCGAGAAGCTGGTCGGCTCGGCCGCGCTGGCGGCCGACGAGGCGCTGAACCACCGGGATCTGCGGCCGGTGCGCCACGCGCTGTGGATGGACGGGAAGACACACCGGCGGCCCCGCCGCTCCCTCGTCAGGCCGCTGCTGTCCAGCATGACGCCGCTGCTGGTGCTGCTGCTCGGACTCGGCGCGCCCTTCGTGCTCTACCAGCAGCTCTACCTGGCGGGCTTCGACCTCGGCTCGGCGATGTACTGGGTGGTGGTGGGCGGCCTGATGGTCTCCGCCGCGCTGGTCGCCCTGGAGTGCCTCTTCGCGCTGGACGCACCGGTCCGGCCCAAGGTGCCCGGGCAGCCGTATCCACCGGCCAGCGCGGTGATCGCGGCGTACCTGCCGAACGAGGCGGCCACCATCGTCGACACCGTGGAGTCGTTCCTGCGCCTGGACTATCCGGCGGATCTGGAGATCGTCCTCGCGTACAACACACCGCGCCCGCTGCCGGTGGAGGAGACCCTGCGCGACATCGCCCGGCGCGATCCGCGGCTGGTGCTGCTGAAGGTGCGCGGCTCCACCTCCAAGGCGCAGAACATCAACGCCGCGGTCAGCCGGATCCACGGGGAGTTCGTGGGCATCTTCGACGCCGACCACCATCCGGAGCCGGCCGCGTTCCGGCACGCCTGGCACTGGCTGTCGAACGGCTACGACGTCGTCCAGGGCCACTGCGTGATACGCAACGGCGACAGCTCGCTGGTCGCGAGCCTGGTGGCGGTGGAGTTCGAGTCCATCTACGGGGTGAGCCACCCGGGGCGCACCCGGATGTACGACTTCGGCGTGTTCGGCGGCTCCAACGGCTTCTGGCGCTCCGACCTGCTCGCCCGGACCCGGATGCACGGCACCATGCTCACCGAGGACATCGACTCCAGCCTGCGTGCCCTCGAAGTGGGGGCCAGGATCGCCATGGACCGGGCCCTGATCTCGCGCGAGCTGGCGCCCACCACCCTGCGGGCCCTGTGGAACCAGCGGGCCCGCTGGGCGCAGGGGTGGTTGCAGGTGTCCCTGAAGCACCAGTGGCGGGTGCTGCGGACCGGGCCGTTCACCCGCAAGCAGCGGCTCGGCCTGACGGTGCTGCTGGGGTGGCGGGAGATCCAGCCGTGGCTGGGGCTTCAGATCGTGCCCATCCTCGCCTACACGGCATGGCGCGAGGGCGGTGTGGACAGGCTGCACTGGCTGGTGCCGAGCTGCCTGCTGGCGGTGCTGTTCACGATGGTGTCCGGGCCCTTGCAGGCGGCGTTCGCCTGGCGGCTCTCGGTTCCGGAGATCCGCCGCCGCAAGGGGTGGTTCTGGCGGTACATCGTGTTCTCCACGTTCTTCTACAGCCACCTCAAGAACATGGTGGCCCGTCAGGCCCATCTCAAGGAGGCCCTGGGCGACCGCCAGTGGCGGGTCACCCCGCGGGCGCAGGCCAGGGCGGCGCGGTCATGA
- a CDS encoding SSI family serine proteinase inhibitor, with product MTRRPAAAALAAAAALTLALTAAGTASAAGGSTAAPASSLRLTLLASDISQRPIDQATLECDPDGGTHPDPKAACAALAAVKGDFTRLPNVPGRTCPTVVDPVTAVATGTWQGAPVSYREDFINRCAAEVGTSDVFKF from the coding sequence ATGACCCGCAGACCCGCCGCCGCGGCGCTCGCCGCCGCGGCCGCCCTGACCCTCGCGCTCACCGCCGCCGGCACGGCCTCGGCCGCCGGCGGCTCGACGGCGGCGCCGGCCAGTTCCCTCAGGCTCACCCTGCTCGCCTCGGACATCTCGCAACGCCCCATCGACCAGGCGACACTGGAGTGCGACCCGGACGGGGGCACGCACCCCGACCCCAAGGCCGCCTGTGCCGCACTCGCCGCGGTGAAAGGCGACTTCACCCGGCTCCCCAACGTGCCGGGCCGCACCTGCCCCACCGTCGTCGACCCGGTGACGGCCGTCGCGACCGGCACGTGGCAGGGCGCGCCCGTGTCCTACCGTGAGGACTTCATCAACCGGTGCGCCGCCGAGGTCGGCACATCCGACGTCTTCAAGTTCTGA
- a CDS encoding amino acid permease, with amino-acid sequence MSRSTWSSTTTDDRPRDEEQRLRELGYRPVLARRMGGFGNFAISFSVISILSGCMTLYGFGLGTGGPAVMLWGWAGVGLFVLFVGMALAEVTSAYPTSGALYYMADRLGGRRWGWYTGWLNLLGLLGAIAGIDYGAALFTGALLNLQFGFDPTPGATMLIFCGILLLHAVLNLFGVRLVSLLNSVSVWWHLAGVALIVAVLAIVPDHHQSPSFVFTKFVNDTGWSNPIYAAAIGLLLAQYTFCGYDASAHLSEETSNASVSAARGIVRSIWVSWIAGFVLLAGLTFSIQDYAGTQDSATGVPPAQIMLDSLGTDGATALLLVVIVAQLFCGNAEVAAASRMVFAFSRDNALPGSRLWRKVSSRTQTPVPAVWLSVIVACVLALPSLYSTTAYGAVTAINVIGITPAYALPILLRLRAGESFKRGPWHLGRWSRPVGWVAVSWVVVVTVLFCLPQSSPITVDSMNYAVIALAVVLILASVWWYVARGTYGTPDTSAYGSDQEQAEIAEGIV; translated from the coding sequence GTGTCCCGCTCCACATGGTCGAGTACGACCACCGACGACCGCCCGCGCGACGAGGAGCAACGGCTCCGGGAACTGGGCTACCGGCCGGTGCTGGCCCGCCGCATGGGCGGTTTCGGCAACTTCGCCATCAGCTTCTCGGTGATCTCCATCCTGTCCGGCTGCATGACCCTCTACGGCTTCGGGCTCGGCACGGGCGGACCCGCGGTGATGCTGTGGGGCTGGGCCGGAGTGGGGCTCTTCGTGCTCTTCGTGGGCATGGCGCTGGCGGAGGTGACCAGCGCGTACCCGACGTCGGGGGCGCTGTACTACATGGCGGACCGGCTCGGCGGCCGCCGCTGGGGCTGGTACACGGGCTGGCTGAACCTGCTGGGGCTGCTGGGTGCGATCGCCGGGATCGACTACGGGGCCGCGCTGTTCACCGGCGCCCTGCTGAACCTCCAGTTCGGCTTCGACCCGACGCCGGGTGCCACGATGCTGATCTTCTGCGGGATCCTGCTGCTGCACGCCGTGCTCAACCTCTTCGGGGTCCGCCTGGTGAGCCTGCTGAACTCCGTCAGCGTGTGGTGGCACCTGGCGGGCGTGGCGCTGATCGTGGCCGTGCTGGCGATCGTGCCGGACCACCACCAGTCGCCCTCTTTCGTGTTCACCAAGTTCGTCAACGACACGGGCTGGTCGAATCCCATCTACGCGGCGGCGATCGGGCTGCTGCTCGCGCAGTACACCTTCTGCGGATACGACGCCTCGGCGCACCTGTCGGAGGAGACCTCGAACGCCTCGGTGTCGGCGGCGCGCGGCATAGTGCGCTCGATCTGGGTCTCCTGGATCGCCGGCTTCGTCCTGCTGGCGGGCCTGACCTTCTCCATCCAGGACTACGCGGGCACGCAGGACAGCGCGACGGGGGTGCCGCCGGCGCAGATCATGCTGGACTCCCTGGGCACGGACGGCGCCACGGCGCTGCTGCTCGTCGTGATCGTGGCCCAGCTGTTCTGCGGGAACGCGGAGGTGGCGGCGGCCAGCCGGATGGTGTTCGCGTTCAGCCGCGACAACGCCCTACCGGGCTCCCGGCTCTGGCGCAAGGTCAGCAGCCGCACGCAGACGCCCGTTCCGGCGGTCTGGCTCTCCGTCATCGTGGCCTGCGTGCTGGCGCTGCCGTCGCTGTACTCGACGACCGCGTACGGCGCGGTGACGGCCATCAACGTCATCGGGATCACCCCCGCTTACGCCCTGCCGATCCTGCTGCGGCTGCGCGCCGGCGAGAGCTTCAAGCGCGGGCCCTGGCACCTGGGCCGGTGGAGCCGGCCGGTCGGCTGGGTGGCGGTGAGCTGGGTGGTCGTGGTGACCGTGCTGTTCTGCCTGCCGCAGTCGTCGCCCATCACCGTCGACTCGATGAACTACGCGGTGATCGCGCTGGCGGTGGTGCTGATCCTGGCCAGCGTCTGGTGGTACGTCGCACGCGGCACGTACGGCACTCCCGACACCTCCGCCTACGGCTCGGACCAGGAGCAGGCGGAGATCGCGGAGGGGATCGTCTGA
- a CDS encoding FGGY family carbohydrate kinase, translated as MTGPVLAIDQGTSGTKALVVCSGRGVLGAGSAPVTVRQLAGSRAEADPEELYASVLAAGRQALAAAGEPVAAVGLANQGETVLAWDPATGEPLTDAIVWHDKRAETVCAGLAARAGELRRLTGLPLDPYFAAPKMAWIRRHLTTEGVVTTTDSWLVHRLTGAFVTDAATAGRTQLLDLDEVAWSPAALDAFGLGGERLPEIVDAGCHAGTTAAFGPPLPLTGLLVDQQAALLALRVTEPGTAKCTYGTGAFLLAATGDRPRRSEQGLVSCVAWRLAGRASYCLDGQVYAAASAVAWLAGLGVISGARDLDRVGSSVADSGGVTFVPALAGLAAPWWRADARGSLTGLGLDTGPGHLVRALCEGIAAQVAEAADAATRDLGTPLDTLRVDGGLTRSALLMQAQADLSQRPVEVSAVPDATALGVAATARLGLDPSLTVEEAVPAWRPATVHEPRIGPAEAEERRARFREAVDALPQRPAVAP; from the coding sequence ATGACGGGCCCGGTCCTCGCCATCGACCAGGGCACCTCGGGGACCAAGGCCCTCGTGGTCTGCTCGGGACGCGGCGTGCTCGGGGCGGGCTCGGCCCCCGTGACGGTACGCCAGCTGGCCGGTTCGCGCGCCGAGGCGGACCCCGAGGAGCTGTACGCCTCGGTGCTGGCCGCCGGCCGGCAGGCGCTCGCCGCGGCCGGTGAGCCGGTCGCCGCCGTGGGGCTGGCCAACCAGGGGGAGACCGTGCTCGCCTGGGACCCGGCCACCGGGGAGCCGCTGACCGACGCGATCGTCTGGCACGACAAGCGCGCCGAGACCGTCTGCGCCGGCCTCGCCGCGCGCGCCGGCGAGCTGCGCCGCCTCACCGGCCTGCCGCTCGATCCCTACTTCGCGGCCCCCAAGATGGCCTGGATCCGGCGGCACCTCACCACCGAGGGGGTCGTCACCACCACCGACTCGTGGCTGGTGCACCGCCTCACCGGAGCGTTCGTCACCGACGCGGCCACCGCCGGGCGCACCCAGCTCCTCGACCTGGACGAGGTCGCCTGGTCCCCGGCCGCCCTGGACGCCTTCGGGCTCGGCGGCGAGCGGCTGCCCGAGATCGTCGACGCGGGCTGCCACGCGGGCACCACCGCCGCGTTCGGCCCGCCGCTGCCGCTCACCGGCCTGCTCGTCGACCAGCAGGCGGCCCTGCTGGCGCTGCGCGTGACCGAGCCGGGCACCGCCAAGTGCACCTACGGCACGGGCGCGTTCCTGCTCGCCGCCACCGGCGACCGGCCGCGCCGGAGCGAGCAGGGCCTGGTGAGCTGTGTCGCCTGGCGGCTCGCCGGCCGGGCGTCCTACTGCCTTGACGGCCAGGTCTACGCCGCCGCGTCCGCCGTCGCCTGGCTCGCCGGCCTCGGCGTGATCTCCGGCGCGCGGGACCTCGACAGGGTCGGCTCCTCGGTGGCCGACAGCGGCGGCGTCACCTTCGTACCGGCGCTGGCCGGCCTCGCCGCCCCCTGGTGGCGCGCCGACGCGCGCGGCTCGCTCACCGGCCTCGGCCTGGACACCGGCCCCGGGCACCTGGTGCGCGCCCTGTGCGAGGGCATCGCCGCCCAGGTCGCCGAGGCCGCCGACGCCGCCACCCGCGACCTCGGCACCCCTCTCGACACGCTCCGCGTGGACGGCGGCCTGACCCGCTCCGCGCTGCTGATGCAGGCTCAGGCCGACCTGTCGCAGCGTCCCGTGGAGGTGTCCGCGGTGCCCGACGCCACGGCCCTCGGCGTGGCCGCGACCGCCCGCCTGGGCCTCGATCCCTCGCTCACCGTCGAGGAGGCCGTCCCCGCCTGGCGGCCGGCCACCGTCCACGAACCGCGCATCGGGCCCGCGGAGGCCGAGGAGCGCCGCGCCCGCTTCCGCGAGGCCGTCGACGCCCTGCCGCAGCGCCCGGCGGTGGCACCGTGA